GCCGGTCGAGGACGTGCTCGCGGCGGAGATCGGCGTCAGCCGGGGGGTGTTGCGGGAGGCGGTCAAGGCGCTGGTGGCCAAGGGGATGCTGCGCGTCCGGCCGCGCACCGGCACGCGGGTGCTGCCGCCGGAGCAGTGGAACCATCTGGACCGTGACGTGCTGCGCTGGCAGCAGGCCGGGGACGCGGCGGCGCTGCTGCGCGACACGGGGGAACTGCGCCGGATCGTCGAGCCCGCGGCGGCCCGGCTCGCCGCGGAGCGGGCCGGGCCCGGGGAGGTGCGGGTCCTGTACGACTGCCTGGCGGCCATGGAGGCCGCGGCGGCGGCACCCGGCCGCCGCGGCTATGTCGAGGCCGACACCGCCTTCCACCGGGCCCTGCTCGACGCCGGCGGCAACCGTCTGCTCGGCTCGCTGGGCCGAGCCGTCGACATCGCCCTCGAGCACAGCTTCCACGTCAGCACCCGGACGCCGGGCGCGGTGGAGGCCTCGCTGCCGCGGCACCGCGCCGTCGTGCGGGCCGTCGAGGCCCGCGATCCGGACGCCGCGGCGGCCGCCGTGCTGGCGATCATCGAGGCCGCCGACCAGGAGATCGCCCGGTCGCCGGGCAGGCCGGGCCCGCCCGGCGACACCGTGTGACCCGGGAGCTCGGCGCGGAGCCGGCTCCCGGGCTGTGCCCGGATCGTTTCACCGGGGCCCACGGCATACGCAGACGGTCCGGGCCTCGACAGCGGGCGGCTCCGGCCTCGCAACGCGGGCGGCTCAGGCCTCGACCGTCCGGCGGTAGACCACCGCCTGCCAGGGCGCCAGCGTGAGGTCGGCCGACGGGGCCGCCTCGTTGGTCAGCAGGAGTTCGGCGGACGACCAGGCGGCGGCGTCCTCGATCTCCGCCCTGACGCGCCGGCCGGTGAAGTTCCCGATGACCAGCAGCTCGGTGGCGCCGAGCCGCCGGGTGAAGGCGTACAGCCGCTCGTCGTGCGGCAGCAGCATGGTGAAGTCGCCGTCGACCACGGCCGGTTCGGTGTGCCGGAGGGCGATGAGCCGACGGTAGTAGTGGTACGTCGAGTCGGGGTCGTCGCGCTGGGCGGCGGCGTTGATCCGGGTGTGGTTGGGGTTGACGGCCAGCCACGGCCGCCCGGTGGTGAACCCCGCGTGCGGCGAGGCGTCCCACTGCATCGGCGTGCGCGCGTTGTCCCGTCCCCGGGCGCGCAGCACCGTGAGCACCTCCTCGGGGGAACGGCCGTCCCTCTCCACCGCCTCGGCATACTGTCCGAGGGACTCGATGTCGCGGAAGTCGGCGATGGTCTCGAACGGGTAGTTGGTCATGCCGAGTTCTTCGCCCTGGTAGACGTAGGGCGTGCCGCGGTGCATGTGCAGCACGGTGCCGAGCATCTTGGCGGAGGCGACGCGGTGGGCGGGGCTGTCGTCGCCGTAGCGGGAGACCGCGCGGGGCTGGTCGTGGTTGTTCCAGTAGAGGCTGTTCCAGCCGTGTTCCGCGAGGCCCGCCTGCCAGCGTCCGAGGATGGCCTTGAGC
The DNA window shown above is from Streptomyces sp. NBC_00670 and carries:
- a CDS encoding FadR/GntR family transcriptional regulator, yielding MASRGRAEIVVEFLTMHQRVVDELGRRIAGGEWEPGGPLPVEDVLAAEIGVSRGVLREAVKALVAKGMLRVRPRTGTRVLPPEQWNHLDRDVLRWQQAGDAAALLRDTGELRRIVEPAAARLAAERAGPGEVRVLYDCLAAMEAAAAAPGRRGYVEADTAFHRALLDAGGNRLLGSLGRAVDIALEHSFHVSTRTPGAVEASLPRHRAVVRAVEARDPDAAAAAVLAIIEAADQEIARSPGRPGPPGDTV